The following proteins come from a genomic window of Nicotiana tomentosiformis chromosome 12, ASM39032v3, whole genome shotgun sequence:
- the LOC104089094 gene encoding uncharacterized protein, producing the protein MKEIVSKSSFTISKCIFFGVLISIPLLLFLSHRNSFSALISTTSNSGSDLKIRSGYATYDSYIQKQLNKTLNPKLRKIWTTRDWDRKIQVFSKFFGQLKTRSLLSDSSKVLCIGARMGQEVEALKRVGVSDSIGMDLVPYPPLVVKGDFHNQPFEDETFDLEFSNVFDHALYPEKFVSEIERTLKPGGVCVLHVALSRRSDKYSANDLYSVEPLKKLFKRSELVHTRTVDGFGLDTEVVFRKKS; encoded by the coding sequence ATGAAAGAAATTGTATCAAAATCATCTTTCACAATATCCAAATGCATCTTTTTCGGTGTCCTCATATCAATACCTCTCCTCCTTTTTCTCTCTCATCGGAATTCTTTCTCCGCTCTCATCTCCACAACATCAAACTCTGGTTCAGATCTCAAAATCCGATCCGGATACGCTACCTACGATTCCTACATCCAGAAACAGCTCAACAAGACCCTCAATCCGAAACTACGAAAAATATGGACAACTCGTGACTGGGACCGGAAAATTCAAGTTTTTTCAAAATTCTTCGGCCAGCTTAAAACTAGGAGTCTTCTTTCAGATTCATCGAAAGTGCTCTGCATTGGTGCCCGAATGGGTCAAGAAGTTGAAGCACTGAAACGGGTCGGAGTATCTGATTCGATCGGAATGGATCTTGTACCGTACCCGCCGTTGGTGGTCAAGGGCGATTTTCATAATCAGCCATTTGAAGATGAGACGTTTGACTTGGAATTTTCTAATGTTTTTGACCACGCGCTTTATCCGGAGAAATTTGTGTCGGAGATCGAACGGACGTTGAAGCCCGGCGGGGTTTGTGTTTTGCACGTGGCGTTATCTAGGCGGTCGGATAAGTATTCGGCGAACGATTTGTATAGTGTTGAGCCGTTGAAGAAACTGTTTAAGCGGTCCGAGTTGGTTCATACTCGAACCGTTGATGGATTCGGTTTGGATACCGAAGTTGTTTTCAGGAAAAAGAGTTGA